One Solea solea chromosome 5, fSolSol10.1, whole genome shotgun sequence genomic window carries:
- the hddc3 gene encoding guanosine-3',5'-bis(diphosphate) 3'-pyrophosphohydrolase MESH1 — MSSDALLLVETVNFAAEKHRNQRRKDVDGTPYINHPIGVARILSHEGGVTDIEVLQAALLHDTVEDTDTSPAELEHTFGPTVARIVEEVTDDKRLPKQERKRQQVEHAPHCSHQAKLVKLADKLYNLRDLNRCTPVGWTAERAQEYFVWASEVVKGLKGTNSALEEKLEELFRQRGVQL, encoded by the exons ATGAGCTCGGACGCACTTTTGTTGGTAGAGACGGTTAATTTTGCCGCAGAGAAACATCGCAACCAGCGACGCAAAGATGTTGACGGAACACCATACATTAATCACCCTATCG gTGTTGCACGAATCCTAAGCCATGAAGGAGGGGTCACAGACATTGAGGTTTTACAA GCTGCTCTTCTTCATGACACAGTAGAGGACACAGACACCTCTCCTGCAGAGCTTGAACACACGTTTGGCCCAACTGTAGCTCGAATTGTTGAGGAGGTGACCGATGACAAACGTCTGCCCAAACAGGAGAGAAAGCGCCAACAGGTGGAACACGCACCGCATTGCAGCCACCAGGCCAAACTGGTCAAACTGGCTGATAAGCTGTACAACCTGAGGGACCTGAACCGCTGCACTCCTGTTG gctggaCAGCTGAGCGGGCCCAGGAGTACTTTGTGTGGGCTTCAGAGGTGGTGAAAGGCCTGAAAGGAACCAACTCGGCTTTGGAGGAGAAGCTGGAGGAGCTGTTCAGACAGAGAGGAGTCCAGCTCTGA
- the hypk gene encoding huntingtin-interacting protein K, producing the protein MAAEGDVDLDLEAEENCTGKPAEKPRKHDSGAADLERVTDYAEEKEISSSDLETAMSVIGDRRSREQKAKQEREKELAKVTIKKEDVELIMSEMEISRVVAERSLREHMGNVVEALVALTN; encoded by the exons ATGGCGGCTGAGGGAGACGTCGACTTGGACCTGGAAGCCGAGGAAAACTGCACCGGGAAACCGGCAGAGAAGCCCCGGAAACATGACAGCGGAGCCGCGGACCTGGAGAGAGTCACTGACTATGCGGAGGAGAAGGAAATATCCAGCTCGGATTTAGAAACG GCTATGTCAGTGATTGGCGACAGAAGGTCACGAGAACAAAAAGCCAAACAAGAAAG AGAAAAAGAGTTGGCCAAAGTCACCATCAAGAAAGAGGATGTAGAACTAATT ATGTCAGAGATGGAGATTTCGAGGGTTGTAGCAGAGCGCAGTCTGCGGGAACACATGGGGAATGTGGTCGAGGCTCTGGTGGCTCTCACCAATTGA
- the mfap1 gene encoding microfibrillar-associated protein 1 has protein sequence MSSHEAVNMKLPPIQSTAGAVPVRNEKGELSMEKVKVKRYVSGKRPDYAPMESSDEEEEDFQFPKKGKEMEQEVELEEEDVSDPRLKRLLNRVSEDVEERLARHRQIVEPEVVAESSEDSDEGTWHPEREESSEEEEEEEEEVDDEEIERRRSMMRQRAVERKNEDMEVMEVEEEGKSGAESESESEYEEYTDSEDEAEPRLKPVFIRKKDRITVAEREAEELKQRELEAEAKKQAEERRRYTLKIVEEEAKKEFEENRRSQAALEALDTDGENEEEEYEAWKVRELKRIKRDREAREAMEKEKSEIERFHNLTEEERRAELRNSGKLITNKASKGKYKFLQKYYHRGAFFMDEEDDVYKRDFSAPTLEDHFNKTILPKVMQVKNFGRSGRTKYTHLVDQDTTSFDSAWAQESAQNSKFFKQKAAGVRDVFDRPTVKKRKT, from the exons ATGTCTAGTCACGAAGCCGTCAACATGAAGCTGCCGCCGATCCAGTCCACGGCTGGGGCCGTCCCGGTCCGGAATGAGAAAG GGGAGCTCTCCATGGAGAAGGTCAAGGTGAAGAGGTATGTGTCAGGTAAACGTCCTGACTATGCACCAATGGAGTcatcagatgaagaagaagaggatttCCAGTTtccaaagaaaggaaaagaaatggagcaagaggtggagctggaggaagAAGATGTATCTGACCCACGTTTAAAGCGTTTGCTCAACCGCGTGTCTGAGGATGTGGAGGAAAG ACTTGCAAGACACAGGCAAATTGTAGAACCTGAAGTTGTTGCTGAGAGCAGCGAGGACTCCGATGAAGGCACATGGCACCCAGAGCGTGAAGAGAGtagtgaggaagaagaggaggaagaggaagaagtagACGATGAG GAAATTGAGAGAAGACGATCAATGATGCGACAGCGTGCAGTAGAACGAAAAAATGAGGATATGGAGGtcatggaggtggaggaggaagggaagTCAGGGGCGGAGTCAGAGTCTGAGTCGGAATATGAAGAGTACACAGACAGCGAGGATGAAGCAGAGCCACGACTCAAGCCGGTCTTCATTCGCAA AAAGGACAGAATCACCGTGGCAGAGCGTGAAGCAGAGGAGCTGAAGCAAAGAGAGCTGGAGGCCGAGGCCAAGAAGCAAGCTGAAGAGCGACGACGCTACACACTCAAGATCGTGGAGGAGGAGGCTAAGAAGGAGTTTGAGGAGAACAGGCGTTCACAGGCTGCACTGGAAGCTCTGGACACGGATGGAGAGAACGAGGAGGAAGAATATGAAGCCTGGAAAGTGCGAGAGCTGAAGCGCatcaagagagacagagaggccaGAGAAGC catggagaaggagaagagtgAAATTGAGAGATTCCACAACTTGACAGAGGAGGAGCGTAGGGCTGAGTTGCGCAATAGTGGCAAACTTATCACCAACAAAGCCTCCAAAGGCAAATACAAGTTCCTCCAGAAGTACTACCACAGAGGAGCCTTCTTCATG GACGAAGAGGATGACGTTTACAAGAGAGATTTCAGCGCACCTACTCTGGAGGATCACTTCAACAAAACCATCTTACCCAAAGTCATGCAG GTGAAAAACTTTGGTAGGTCTGGTCGCACCAAGTACACCCACCTGGTGGACCAGGACACCACATCGTTTGATTCAGCCTGGGCCCAGGAGAGTGCTCAGAACAGCAAGTTCTTTAAGCAGAAGGCGGCAGGAGTGAGGGATGTGTTTGACCGGCCCACAGTGAAGAAGCGGAAGACATAA